A single Amphiura filiformis chromosome 19, Afil_fr2py, whole genome shotgun sequence DNA region contains:
- the LOC140140904 gene encoding uncharacterized protein, with protein MDGCVRERRICGHLEPYTCRFCRISFPNFDRLKRHINNHWIKYIHGQGRTNKRTNLYTDSRIWFSQRDTDVTFTIQVKKSQYECESCPKCFSSKGSLSNHRRIHTKPHQCDYCGKCFSERGRLKIHIRSHTKEKPFQCQYCQKGFADNGNLKQHVRIHTKEKPFACYFCQKRCTTQSQLKMHIRIHTDEKPYQCQYCQKSFAYSFRLTEHERIHTKEKPFLCQYCQRCFAYRSALKKHIRTHTKEKPYQCQYCQKCFALSGHLRGHINTHFNDKPFQCEMCLRCFKAKSYLLKHVKCRHTDPTTVNQDKPYQCEYCQMRFIAKQTLKAHIRTHTKEKPFQCPHCQKHFSQRASLNKHIKIHSREKYLPFKCKDCPKSFLKKNILERHVRRMHNYTKEKRFQCDHCQKCFGGKIDLERHIRTHTKEKPYQCDLCSKYFTQEGNLRRHMKTHAKEDT; from the coding sequence ATGGATGGATGTGTCAGAGAAAGGAGAATCTGTGGCCACCTGGAACCATACACTTGTCGCTTTTGTAGAATTTCCTTTCCAAATTTTGACCGATTAAAACGACACATCAACAATCATTGGATAAAGTATATACATGGACAGGGCAGGACAAACAAGAGAACCAATCTATACACAGATTCACGTATATGGTTTTCTCAAAGAGATACCGATGTGACGTTCACTATTCAAGTGAAGAAGAGCCAGTATGAATGTGAAAGTTGTCCGAAGTGTTTCTCAAGCAAAGGTTCTTTGTCAAATCATAGGAGAATTCACACTAAACCTCATCAATGTGACTATTGTGGCAAGTGCTTCTCAGAAAGGGGACGTCTCAAGATACACATCAGGagtcataccaaagagaaaccttttcagtgCCAATATTGCCAGAAAGGATTTGCAGACAATGGTAATTTAAAACAACACGTCAGAATTCATACCAAGGAAAAACCGTTTGCTTGTTACTTTTGTCAGAAACGTTGCACAACACAAAGTCAACTGAAGATGCACATCAGAATACACACTGATGAAAAACCCTACCAATGTCAGTATTGTCAGAAGTCATTTGCATATAGCTTTAGACTCActgaacatgaaaggattcacaccaaagagaaacccttcctATGTCAGTATTGTCAGAGGTGCTTCGCATATAGAAGTGCGCTTAAGAAGCATAttcgaactcacaccaaagagaaaccttatcagtgtcagtactgtcagaaatgttttgcattaagtgGTCACCTTCGTGGTCATATAAATACACACTTTAATGACAAACCATTTCAATGCGAGATGTGCTTGAGATGTTTCAAAGCCAAGAGTTATCTTCTAAAACATGTCAAATGTCGACATACTGACCCTACTACTGTTAATCAAGacaaaccctatcagtgtgaatattgtcagatgCGTTTTATTGCAAAACAGACCTTAAAagcacacatcagaactcacacaaaagaaaagCCGTTTCAGTGTCCACATTGTCAGAAGCATTTCTCACAAAGAGCTTCGCTCAATAAACACATTAAAATTCACAGCAGAGAGAAATACTTGCCATTCAAGTGCAAAGATTGTCCCAAAAGTTTCTTGAAGAAGAACATTCTTGAAAGACATGTTAGAAGAATGCATAATTATACTAAAGAGAAGCGATTTCAGTGCGatcattgtcagaaatgttttggtgGGAAGATTGATTTAGAGCGACACATTaggactcataccaaagagaaaccatatcaatgtgatCTTTGTTCGAAATATTTTACACAAGAAGGTAACCTTCGTAGACACATGAAAACGCACGCAAAAGAGGACACATGA
- the LOC140140905 gene encoding uncharacterized protein isoform X3, with the protein MAFRREILNTYDFIDEWRMEPCLWNDRAEGYRDKSARESALKRLAEKFNLNDSDVKGKITNLRCYYGKELAKQRGSEDSDEIYISKWPYFTSLEYLRDHITQRPSRRTGHVVEPDTQNQSNNEETHEEDFVDTGLDDHEEATETASPPSKRSSKNSNNELDRRRKKVKTKEGELLDLASGLLRRQAVDRKEEDADDVFGRHIAHELRNITDPRAKQLAKVQIQNILYEVQFGTSPLFAGQEEST; encoded by the exons ATGGCATTTAGAAGGGAAATTCTAAACACGTATGATTTTATTGATGAGTGGCGAATGGAACCATGCCTATGGAATGACAGAGCGGAGGGTTATAGAGACAAATCGGCGAGGGAGTCTGCGCTCAAAAGACTAGCTGAAAAATTTAACTTGAACG ACAGTGATGTTAAAGGCAAAATCACAAACCTGCGTTGTTACTATGGCAAAGAGCTCGCCAAACAGCGAGGTTCTGAAGACAGCGACGAAATCTACATCTCCAAGTGGCCGTACTTCACCTCTTTGGAATACTTACGTGATCACATAACTCAAAGACCAAGTCGCAGAACCGGACATGTTGTG GAACCAGACACACAGAACCAGTCAAATAATGAAGAAACTCATGAGGAGGACTTTGTTGATACAGGACTAGATGACCACGAAGAAGCAACCGAAACTGCCTCCCCTCCTAGTAAACGATCATCAAAGAACTCAAATAACGAACTGGACAGGAGGCGGAAAAAGGTGAAAACAAAAGAAGGTGAACTGTTAGACTTGGCAAGCGGGCTGTTGAGGAGACAGGCTGTCGATAGGAAAGAGGAGGATGCAGATGATGTGTTTGGTAGACATATTGCGCATGAACTCCGGAATATTACAGATCCGAGAGCAAAGCAACTGGCGAAAGTACAAATACAGAACATACTCTATGAAGTTCAGTTTGGAACATCACCTTTGTTTGCCGGTCAAGAAGAATCAACATGA
- the LOC140140905 gene encoding uncharacterized protein isoform X1 yields the protein MAFRREILNTYDFIDEWRMEPCLWNDRAEGYRDKSARESALKRLAEKFNLNEFEAKAKMTNLRTYYVRELSKVTRIGSTSSGEMYVSQWPYFKYMEFLRDHVTHRKQKNSIAEPDTQNQSNNEETHEEDFVDTGLDDHEEATETASPPSKRSSKNSNNELDRRRKKVKTKEGELLDLASGLLRRQAVDRKEEDADDVFGRHIAHELRNITDPRAKQLAKVQIQNILYEVQFGTSPLFAGQEEST from the exons ATGGCATTTAGAAGGGAAATTCTAAACACGTATGATTTTATTGATGAGTGGCGAATGGAACCATGCCTATGGAATGACAGAGCGGAGGGTTATAGAGACAAATCGGCGAGGGAGTCTGCGCTCAAAAGACTAGCTGAAAAATTTAACTTGAACG AGTTTGAAGCCAAAGCGAAGATGACCAATCTACGAACTTATTATGTCCGGGAGCTGAGCAAAGTAACAAGAATAGGCAGCACCTCCAGTGGGGAGATGTATGTTTCTCAGTGGCCATATTTTAAGTACATGGAGTTCTTACGTGACCATGTAACTCACAGGAAGCAAAAAAATTCAATTGCG GAACCAGACACACAGAACCAGTCAAATAATGAAGAAACTCATGAGGAGGACTTTGTTGATACAGGACTAGATGACCACGAAGAAGCAACCGAAACTGCCTCCCCTCCTAGTAAACGATCATCAAAGAACTCAAATAACGAACTGGACAGGAGGCGGAAAAAGGTGAAAACAAAAGAAGGTGAACTGTTAGACTTGGCAAGCGGGCTGTTGAGGAGACAGGCTGTCGATAGGAAAGAGGAGGATGCAGATGATGTGTTTGGTAGACATATTGCGCATGAACTCCGGAATATTACAGATCCGAGAGCAAAGCAACTGGCGAAAGTACAAATACAGAACATACTCTATGAAGTTCAGTTTGGAACATCACCTTTGTTTGCCGGTCAAGAAGAATCAACATGA
- the LOC140140905 gene encoding uncharacterized protein isoform X2, producing the protein MAFRREILNTYDFIDEWRMEPCLWNDRAEGYRDKSARESALKRLAEKFNLNEHEAKGKLNNLRVYYVRELGKQRYSQDKAEVYVTKWPYFSSLEFLREHVTHRRRDLSETCEEPDTQNQSNNEETHEEDFVDTGLDDHEEATETASPPSKRSSKNSNNELDRRRKKVKTKEGELLDLASGLLRRQAVDRKEEDADDVFGRHIAHELRNITDPRAKQLAKVQIQNILYEVQFGTSPLFAGQEEST; encoded by the exons ATGGCATTTAGAAGGGAAATTCTAAACACGTATGATTTTATTGATGAGTGGCGAATGGAACCATGCCTATGGAATGACAGAGCGGAGGGTTATAGAGACAAATCGGCGAGGGAGTCTGCGCTCAAAAGACTAGCTGAAAAATTTAACTTGAACG AGCATGAGGCGAAAGGGAAACTGAATAACCTGCGTGTATACTATGTCAGGGAGTTGGGAAAGCAGAGATATTCTCAGGATAAAGCCGAGGTTTATGTCACAAAATGGCCCTATTTTAGTTCACTGGAGTTTCTGCGGGAGCATGTGACTCACAGGCGGAGAGATCTTAGCGAGACCTGCGAG GAACCAGACACACAGAACCAGTCAAATAATGAAGAAACTCATGAGGAGGACTTTGTTGATACAGGACTAGATGACCACGAAGAAGCAACCGAAACTGCCTCCCCTCCTAGTAAACGATCATCAAAGAACTCAAATAACGAACTGGACAGGAGGCGGAAAAAGGTGAAAACAAAAGAAGGTGAACTGTTAGACTTGGCAAGCGGGCTGTTGAGGAGACAGGCTGTCGATAGGAAAGAGGAGGATGCAGATGATGTGTTTGGTAGACATATTGCGCATGAACTCCGGAATATTACAGATCCGAGAGCAAAGCAACTGGCGAAAGTACAAATACAGAACATACTCTATGAAGTTCAGTTTGGAACATCACCTTTGTTTGCCGGTCAAGAAGAATCAACATGA